AATTGATGACTGGAAAAGCAAATTTAGATTAAAAACTGGATAATCAAGTAAAGACATTAAGAGCTAGGGAATCCAAAATGTTCAGTATAAACGTAAGTCCGCGCTTTGGAGATATTGACGGTCTCGGGCACGTAAATAACACAGTCCTTCCGGTCTGGTTCGAAATAGGAAGAAACCCAATTTTCAGGCTTTTCTCCCCGGACCTTGACCTCAGCCCTGATGTGTGGCATCTGATACTTGTCAGAATTGAGTTTGATTTTCTGAGCCAGATGTATTTCAGATCCGATGTTGAAATCAGGACTTACATTACAAAAATCGGGAACAGTTCCTTTACTGTCGGTCACGAGGCATGGCAGGAAGGGGAACTCAAGGTAAGAGGTCAGGCGGTACTGGTTTACTATGACTTCAAACTCCAGAAATCAATCCCGCTTCCGGAATCAATCCGCGAAATTTTGAAAGCACATATGTTTCCTTCAATGGACTCCTCCTCATCTGACGCGGAAACTGGTACGGATTCTCCCTGCTCAATATAAACGTATTTCAGAAACCTTTGACCGGAATGGACGTTAAAAATCCGGACATGGCCCGGAGGTGTCTGAAAGTATAGTCCAGAAGGAGAGGCTGAAATTATGGATCTTATAGAAGATTCCCTGGGAAAGTATTTTGAAAAACAGATAGCTGTAGACCCTAACCATGAGTTTATCATTTATCCTGACCGGAACCTGCGCTTCACTTACGGTCAGTTCAACGAGAGAGTTAACAACCTTGCAAAAGGTCTTCTTGCAATCGGAATAAAGAAAGGAGACCACGTAGGGATCTGGGCAAAAAATGTCCCTGACTGGCTTACATTTATGTTTGCCACAGCTAAAATAGGGGCAGTGCTGGTCACCGTAAACACTGCTTACAGGAGCCATGAAGTTGAGTATGTGCTTAAACAATCGGATATGAAGGCTCTGGCTCTTATAGACAGTTTCAGGGAGGTTGATTATCTTGAAATTATCAATGGGCTCGTCCCGGAGCTGAAAAGCTCGGAAAGGGGACGCCTGAAAAGCAAGAAATTCCCCCATCTTAAAAGCATAATCTATGTAGGACAGGAAAAGCACAGGGGAATGTATAACACCGCCGAGCTGATACTCCTTGGCAGCCATTACCCGGATGATGAGCTTAAAGAGATCATGGAAGGTGTAAGCGGGGACGATGTGGTCAATATGCAGTACACCTCAGGAACTACCGGTTTTCCCAAGGGGGTTATGCTGACCAGCAAAAACATCCTGAATA
This window of the Methanosarcina mazei S-6 genome carries:
- a CDS encoding acyl-CoA thioesterase; this encodes MFSINVSPRFGDIDGLGHVNNTVLPVWFEIGRNPIFRLFSPDLDLSPDVWHLILVRIEFDFLSQMYFRSDVEIRTYITKIGNSSFTVGHEAWQEGELKVRGQAVLVYYDFKLQKSIPLPESIREILKAHMFPSMDSSSSDAETGTDSPCSI